A single Cannabis sativa cultivar Pink pepper isolate KNU-18-1 chromosome 7, ASM2916894v1, whole genome shotgun sequence DNA region contains:
- the LOC133029174 gene encoding uncharacterized protein LOC133029174: MMIINEKRHETIEKGQIYKDKETLISTLCYFAIKKTFQYKVVKSCTKEYNIVCLDTNCKWSLKATKNGNTETFIIRSYEEEHTCAVTIRFGDQRQATSKLIADFVKPKFLNTKTKCSLYIKTEMKDKYGIKMNYMKAWRSKERAQTQLNGNAKESYNLLPRYLYMLQKTNPGTLIDIEKDDDDSFKYAFVALNAAIKGWPNCKPIIVVDGTFLKAAYGGTLLTANTQDAESKIFPLAYCIVDSENDKSWEWFLKKIKEAFGVRECQCLISNVHESIIKATRKVFPEITHGYCIFHLLSNLKTKFKKNAKHFRVPFFAYRKSLHEMEFEFHMRELDNLDKRIRPYSGENWP, translated from the exons ATGATGATCATCAATGAAAAACGACATGAAACAATAGAGAAGGGGCAAATTTACAAGGACAAAGAAACATTGATAAGTACACTATGCTACTTTGCAATCAAGAAGACATTTCAATACAAAGTAGTGAAATCTTGCACAAAAGAATACAACATAGTGTGTTTGGACACAAACTGCAAATGGAGTTTAAAGGCTACAAAAAATGGAAACACAGAAACATTCATAATAAGGAGCTACGAAGAAGAACACACATGTGCAGTTACAATAAGATTTGGAGATCAACGACAAGCTACATCAAAGTTGATAGCAGATTTTGTAAAACCAAAATTCTTGAACACGAAAACAAAGTGCAGCCTGTACATAAAGACAGAAATGAAAGACAAATACGGAATAAAGATGAATTACATGAAAGCATGGCGTAGTAAAGAGCGAGCACAAACCCAGCTCAATGGAAATGCTAAAGAGTCGTACAATCTCTTGCCAAGATACCTGTACATGCTACAGAAAACAAATCcag GAACATTAATAGACATAGAGAAAGATGATGATGACAGTTTCAAATATGCATTTGTTGCATTGAATGCTGCTATAAAAGGTTGGCCAAACTGCAAACCAATCATCGTGGTAGACGGTACATTCCTAAAGGCCGCGTATGGAGGCACGTTGCTCACTGCCAACACACAAGATGCAGAATCGAAAATTTTTCCACTAGCATACTGCATAGTTGATTCTGAGAACGATAAATCGTGGGAGtggttcttaaaaaaaataaaagaagcatTCGGGGTTCGAGAATGTCAATGCCTAATATCGAACGTACATGAAAGCATCATCAAAGCAACTAGGAAAGTGTTCCCCGAAATAACACATGGCTACTGCATCTTCCACCTCTTGTCGAAcctcaaaacaaaattcaagaaaaatgcAAAGCATTTCAGAGTGCCATTCTTTGCGTACCGCAAAAGCTTACACGAAATGGAGTTTGAATTCCATATGAGGGAGCTAGACAACTTGGATAAGCGCATAAGACCGTACTCCGGAGAAAATTGGCCATGA
- the LOC133029175 gene encoding uncharacterized protein LOC133029175, producing the protein MECLREQMQEWTYNNRKEAQKCTTRLTPSSEKKLIGNYVQSLRLTVKPANQNLFEVIDEDRTRIVNLKEKTCTCNRFQKDEMPCNHAVAVMKDLNINTYNYCAQYYTSKAWLQTYEETVYPLET; encoded by the exons ATGGAGTGCTTGAGGGAACAAATGCAAGAGTGGACATACAATAATAGAAAGGAGGCACAAAAATGCACAACAAGGCTGACACCATCATCTGAGAAAAAACTCATAGGGAACTATGTACAGTCATTGCGACTAACA GTGAAACCAGCAAACCAGAACCTGTTTGAGGTGATAGATGAAGACAGAACAAGAATAGTAAACTTGAAGGAGAAGACGTGCACATGCAATAGATTTCAAAAAGATGAAATGCCATGTAACCATGCAGTCGCCGTCATGAAGGACTTgaacataaacacatacaactaCTGTGCACAATACTACACATCAAAAGCATGGCTGCAAACATATGAAGAAACAGTATACCCATTGGAAACGTAA
- the LOC133029327 gene encoding uncharacterized protein LOC133029327, with protein MLCGSPWHLCDHVFFIIHMETESHWILGRLNIEERRMYMYNSLSTAMKDSAAIKACQPFAVLLPHFFALFDEFKKENKPVCLDPFEVVKVDGLPQQTSNDCGCFVVSFAEYFIDMKPIPPIFDVEKHRDRLAVLFYKYARMKEVEFIDSEDEAPPKGPKKNLS; from the exons ATGTTATGTGGTTCCCCTTGGCATTTGTGCGATCATGTTTTCTTTATCATCCATATGGAGACTGAATCACATTGGATTCTTGGTCGATTGAATATTGAGGAAAGGCGTATGTACATGTACAACTCCTTGTCGACTGCTATGAAAGATAGTGCTGCTATCAAAGCTTGTCAGCCATTTGCGGTGTTGTTGCCCCACTTTTTTGCTTTGTTTGATGAGttcaaaaaggaaaacaaaCCGGTTTGTTTAGACCCTTTCGAAGTTGTTAAGGTTGATGGTTTGCCTCAACAAACCTCGAA tgACTGTGGTTGTTTCGTTGTATCGTTCGCCGAATACTTTATTGATATGAAACCGATTCCTCCCATATTTGATGTTGAGAAACACCGTGATAGGCTTGCTGTGTTGTTCTATAAGTATGCTCGCATGAAAGAAGTGGAATTTATTGATAGTGAAGATGAGGCTCCTCCAAAGGGTCCAAAGAAGAATTTGTCTTAG
- the LOC133029328 gene encoding uncharacterized protein LOC133029328, which produces MSSDGIGGDPCKQISVSENVEVTDRRLVCFEMGATGLNVDSNIELEDDPIPVEETPLVDKRKSKKPIALTSPFMEYDSSISSSKDGSGYGVVKYVAGLCPLDDKIGEDVEHKDEIDFDLWLGEGRRPKKDP; this is translated from the exons ATGTCTTCAGATGGAATTGGTGGTGATCCTTGTAAACAGATTTCAGTTTCTGAAAATGTTGAGGTTACGGATCGTCGTCTTGTTTGTTTtgag atggGTGCAACAGGTCTCAATGTTGATTCTAACATTGAACTTGAAGATGACCCAATTCCCGTTGAAGAAACTCCTCTTGTTGACAAGAGGAAATCTAAGAAACCCATAGCGCTGACGTCTCCGTTTATGGAGTATGACTCTTCCATTTCTAGTTCTAAAGATGGTTCTGGTTATGGAGTTGTTAAGTATGTGGCTGGGTTGTGTCCTCTCGATGATAAGATTGGTGAAGATGTAGAACATAAAGACGAGATTGATTTTGACTTGTGGCTTGGTGAAGGACGTCGACCGAAGAAAGAtccgtaa
- the LOC133029326 gene encoding uncharacterized protein LOC133029326 — MFSKTCFGHFLNLPDFKVQPQVFHGLLLREVQQPNDAELWVMIRGVRLRFSIEEFALITGLDCEGDCSVLDFKQEVNSLCERYWPTSSSITKESVRECFTTKRWGDSDEDAVKLAVLYFVEWFLLSGTKHKNVPKSILDVVDSGRYNEFAWGRSSFELTISSLKGKLDSWVEGVRKARSSGKRSSVFYTLIGCPHVLQVWFYECCKYMKGKYCQKESSRIPRITQWTCNSQPTFKVLKTTIFDVSKDKLQLSNMRPTAGEFKALKLSSFKFDTDYNSYKSLPLPEEPTVAQSDISVKLDAFSEKFHGLEVKIDSLHTSQQKISSDLVELKEFVSAQFVSFGAQMAPMQTQFSTVFADSYAKVF, encoded by the exons ATGTTTTCAAAAACCTGTTTTGGTCATTTCCTTAACCTTCCCGATTTTAAAGTTCAACCCCAAGTGTTTCATGGGTTGTTGCTCCGGGAGGTTCAGCAACCTAATGATGCTGAGTTGTGGGTAATGATACGCGGTGTTAGGCTTAGGTTTAGCATTGAGGAATTTGCATTGATTACTGGGTTAGACTGTGAAGGTGACTGTAGTGTCTTAGATTTTAagcaagaggttaatagtctttGTGAAAGATATTGGCCAACTTCGTCTTCTATCACTAAGGAATCTGTTAGGGAatgttttaccaccaagaggtggGGTGATTCTGATGAGGATGCTGTGAAGTTGGCAGTTTTGTATTTCGTGGAGTGGTTCTTGCTTAGTGGCACTAAGCATAAAAATGTACCCAAGTCTATTTTAGATGTTGTAGATAGTGGGAGGTACAATGAATTTGCTTGGGGCCGAAGTTCTTTTGAATTGACTATTTCCTCATTGAAGGGTAAGCTTGATAGTTGGGTTGAGGGTGTTAGGAAGGCAAGGAGTTCGGGAAAGAGGTCGAGTGTTTTTTACACTTTGATTGGTTGTCCTCATGTTCTTCAAGTTTGGTTCTACGAGTGTTGTAAGTACATGAAAGGTAAGTACTGCCAAAAGGAAAGCTCTCGTATTCCAAGGATCACTCAGTGGACATGCAATAGTCAACCTACTTTCAAAGTTTTGAAGACTACTATCTTTGATGTTTCCAAAGATAAG CTGCAACTTTCAAATATGAGGCCCACGGCtggtgagttcaaagctttgaaactGAGCAGTTTCAAGTTCGACACCGACTACAACTCTTACAAGAGTCTTCCTCTTCCCGAAGAGCCAACTGTTGCTCAGAGTGACATTTCTGTCAAGCTTGATGCCTTTTCTGAGAAATTTCATGGGTTGGAGGTCAAGATCGATTCGTTGCATACTTCCCAACAGAAGATTTCatctgatttggttgagttgaaAGAGTTTGTGTCTGCACAGTTTGTTTCTTTTGGTGCTCAGATGGCTCCAATGCAGACACAGTTTTCTACTGTTTTTGCCGATTCCTATGCCAAggtattttag